The following is a genomic window from Lysinibacillus sp. G4S2.
AACATGCAATCATCGCGAAGCTCGTCGCAGTCCATCAAAATTTATGCGTCGTTGCAGATGAAGATCAGGCCATTTATAGCTGGCGCGGTGCAGAGCCAGATTATTTGTTGAATTTTCGAAAGATATATCCGGAGGCGCATGTTTTACTTATGACGCAAAATTATCGTTCATCTACAACGATTGTAGAGCCAGCCAATATATTCATTCAGCGAAATAAAAAGCGTTATAACAAACAAATGTTTACGGAAAATCCTGCAGCAGAGCCAATCTCGTTTAAAATCCTAGAAAATTACAATTTACAGGCCAAATATTTAGTGGATCAATTGAAAAAACTGTCTAAGCGCGGCTCAACGGCTATTTTATATCGAAATAATACGTCAGCCATTCCGCTTATGGACGCGTTTGAAAGAGCAGGGTTGCCTTTCTATATGAAAGATTCCACGATTCGCTTTTTCACGCATTGGATCGTGGAGGATATTATGAACTTCATGCGTCTAGCGTACAATACAAAAAATGTCACGGTATTTGAAAAGGTTTACAGAAAAATGAATGCTTATATTACGCCAGCGCAATTGAAGGCGCTACAAAAAGTGCCGGAGGATGGCTGTATATTCACCCGGTTGTTAGAGCATGTTGAATTAAAGGATTATCAGCCTGACTATATTAAGCGGATTCGCAAAACGTATGATAGCATTCAATTTGATAAAACAACGCCAACAGCTATGCTAGAGCATATTCGTTATGACTTTGGTTATGAGCGTAACTTAAAGAAAATGAGTGAGAACCTCGGTTTTAATTATGAAAATTTACTAGATATAGTGGATGTACTTGGTTTAATTGCTCGCCATACGACGACAATGACCGAATTTGCGGGTCGTTTGAAGCGGCTTGAAAATTTAGCACGTTCGTCTCATATGAAAAATGAATTGAATGCAATTACATTGACGACATTGCACAGTTCAAAAGGCTTGGAATTTGACCATGTGTATTTGATTGACTTGATTGAGGGGATTTTACCTAGTGAGGCGGAAGAAGAAATCGAGGAAGAAACGCGACTCTTTTATGTCGGTATCACACGTGCGATTCGCCATTTGGAATTAATTTCGTATAGTAAACGCTTTAAAACCAGTGTGGAGCCATCGATATTCATGAAGGAGTTAAAACAAATCGTTTCACCGCAAGAATTGCCAAAGAAAGCGCCGAAAAGTCCGAAGAAAGCACCGAAGCAATATCGTAATGAGTGGACGATTACAACCGAGTCAGCGTTAATCGTTGGCTCAATTGTAAAGCATGTGATTTTAGGAGAAGGGGAAATATTAGCCGTTACAAGTAGCACAATTGAATTGTCATTTGCTTCGGGGATTAAGAAGTTTTTGACGGATACATGTTTACAGCAAGGCTATTTAGAAACGATGGAAGATTAAATGAAGCGTATTCGGGATTTTTTCGAATACGCTTGAGAATACAGCCTTTATTATTTTCTTCTTGATAACTTCCAAAAATAATGTTCGTGTTTTATTCGATTGATGAAGTATCCAGTCGATGGCTGAATAGCATTTTTAGCACCGAAACACGAACATTTATATATTTTCTGCCTAAAAGAGTTCGATTTTTACCCTCTGTTAGGATTTTTGCAAACTATGATCTTAACTTTATATAACTTCAAAAAGAATTAATTGCGTTCTTTTTCTGTTCAAACTTGAGTATAAACTTGAGTTGATGTAATACTTTCATAACCAAGGAGTTCTTGAAGTGTTCGTAAATCAACGTTTTCTTTATTTTTTTGTAACATCCGTGTTGCAAAAGTATGCCGTAAGGGATGTAACGTGAAGCGGGTAGGTGGGAGGCCTGCCTTTTTCAACACATCTTTAAAGATGACATGCAAACCACTCGGAACTAATGCTTTACGATTTTTATTTAGGAAAACAGGTTCTGATGGATAAATTTGATATGATCTTAAAGAAGCTTTATAGGATGCCAGGAGCGGAATTAAGTGTGGATGAAGGGGCAATATCCATTCTTTTTTCCCGCTCCCATGTAATGAAACAAGTTCAGAACGTCTTAGATCTGTTGTTGCTGAACAATTTAAACATGATCTCATTTCGCATCGAAAAACGTGATTGGTAGGGTTCTATAAAGGCAACTAGCTGCTGCAGATCAGTAAATGTTATAAAAGCAGGGAGATTATCATCGGTCTTGGGTTATTCATAAAATCATATGTCTGGTAGCGTTATTTTAATCACTAATTGGTGAATAATTTTAAAGAAGAAATTTTTCGGTTCACCGAGCGAGGTTTTTGTTTTAATGATCCTAATAGATATTGGTTAAAGCAACGTACTTGGGTCTTGGTAATCTCATTTAAACAGGTTGAACGAGCCTTGATCCGTTAAAAGGGTTAAGAAGAGTTGTAAATCGTATTCATAATTAGTGCCTGTATTAACCAAGTATTTTTTTCAATCTCAATATACAATACAAATTCATCAATAGCTGCATGTAGTTGCAAGTATAAAACCTCCAGATATCGTATTAAATCATCCCATTATCTTTAAAAAGAAGCTTTATCTTTCACATGAAAATTTTAAGGAAATTCACAAGTGCTGTATAAGGACAAGAAAGTCCAGAAAAACTTGTTAAATTTTTTATATAAACCAAAAAGAAATAGTTGTTGATGGATAAGACCAATCTCAGTTGGATAAAATATTTGTGAACTTAAAAAGTTCAAATTTCAAGGATTGGGAGGACTAAATATGTCATCTGAAATGGGAGAAATACATCGTACTGGTCGAGACATTAACAACGTAATAGTACATGTTGGTGGGCAAGCTGAGAGTGTTTTTAGTTCATTGGCTGAACCAGCTCGACTTTCAATACAAAAGAAAGCAGACGAATTAGCTACACAGTATCTTGATAGTAATCCTAATCCAGACTATTATGATTGTGTTAATATTGTAACAGAGGGAGTTTTGACAGCAGGGAAAGAAATAAAGGCTAGCTGTGGTTCTTGGGGAGAATCAGTAGATGCAGCACTTGGTGCAGGTGTTGGAACTCCAGCAGCGAAAATAGCTTGTAAAAGAATAACGATGCATTAATTTTTGAAAAAGCGTAGGCGTATAAAGCTTATGCTTTTTAATATTTATTGATTTCTTTTATTCTTTCCTCAATAGAAATTTTAGTTGTCTTTAGATTCTTGTCCATATACAAAAAATACAGATTACCCACCTTTTTTATAGTCATTTTCCCAAAACGGTTGCATAAATATAACCTCTTTTCTTTATTAACTGTAAATTCTATTAGCAAAGAAATTATAACATGGTAAAATACGGATTGGTATATATATGGTAAATGACTTGATGAATTATATTCAAAAATTTAATGTAAGGAGCGAAATACATATGGCGAGGAAGAGAAAAACGTTACCGAAAAATTTTAATGAACTAATTGAAGCAGGTGATATTGCGGCATTACAAGAGGTATTTACAAAGTGCGAGCTAGATGCATATGGTGGTTATAGTAAAACAACAGCCTTAAGCTTTTTCAATGTACCGGATGAATTGGTTCGCTGGCTCGTGGAACAAGGGGCAAATATAAATGCGAGAGACAATTACAAAAGATCGGCTTTACATAATCAGGCAATAAGTTGGCGGGGGAATATTGAATTGCTTCTTGAGTTAGGTGCAGATATAGAAGCCTTGGATTATCAAAACGAAACACCTTTATTTGCTGCGGCTGCTTTTTTTAAACCAAATGCAGTGCGCACATTGGTTTCTAAAGGCGCAAATATTAACGCGGTAAATATGATGAATGAGACGCCTTTGGACAAAGCTTTAGCGGTATGTAGAAATATAAATATTGTTGATCTAGTGGAAGTTTCTGAGATTTTTCTGAGCGCAAGTATAGCTGTAACGCCAGAAATGAAAAACTCTATCAAGCGAATTGGAAAAGACTTTGAATTTCACAGAGAAGGTTTTAATAAAGAATATTTAAACGAAACGGATGAGGCACTTTCCCGTCTTTATGAGCTATTTGATGTTCCACCAGTAGAGAAGCGAAAAACGCATGATGGTACGTCTCCAATAACAGTATGTACAAAGGGCTGGCAGGCTCAACATAAGGAACTTTGGGATTTACTAATTCCTTCGCAAGGACATGCGCAAACTGTACAAGGAGAGGTTATTCGTATTACTGGTAAAGTCTCATACGAAATTTTAGATAACGGCGGCATCAACTGGGATAATGATTTTCGTAAAATGCTCAAAAGTTTGAACCATTACATTAGCTTAGGTACGCCATTACATCCCGCTGCACTTCAGGAGTCTATCACTTTAGCGAAAGAACTTCACAAAGGTGATGGAGATGAGGAACCTGCGAGACTATGCGAGTTGGCAGTACAATGGGTACTTAACAATCCGAATCCGATTATTTTAGAACAGCCCGAATATAAGCGCTAACATATTTAACGAATCCAATAAGCATTTTTATATACAGTACCATCCCCTTTTCTACGCACTTAACAGCTAAGAAAAGGGGATAGTATGCCGTAAGTGACGCAACGTGAAGTGGGTAGGTGGGAGACCTGCCTTTTTTGATACTATATTTTAACAAAAGATAAAAGTTGATATGGAGTATTTCTCCTTATCAATTTTTTTATTATCATGAAATGATTTTGTGGATGGTTTGGTCAAATTAGTTGGTAGCAATAATTTAAAAACTAAAGGGGTTTCTTTATTTCACAAATAAATGGTAAAATTATTTAAATGTGGAACTTATGATCGTTTCGGGCGTATTAAAAGTAATAGGTTCATTGAAGTTTATTTTAAAGGAGACGATTTGCTTGATAATCTTCGCAGAAGTTTTACGTGCAATTTCTATATGTGCGCTAATTATTAGTTCCTCTTTTTATTTTCGACATCTGGCAAAAACGAAAAAACAAAGAAAACTTTCAACTATTGAATTAACAATGTACACAATAATTTATATTGCGTATGCATTTTTGACAATCAGTATATGGATTTTTATACTCGTTGAGTGAGTGTTACAAAGTGAAACAAGGATTTATAAAGTATACAGAACAAATCTAAAAATCTTTCCCAAACGAGGGTTTGGGAACAATTTAATTACAATTTATGTCTATATGGAAAAAGGGAGGTGTCATTATGTGGTTAATATTAGGTCTTATTGCTATAGTAGCAACTTTTATAAATCTTTATATGTATGCAACAGGCAAAGATTATAAATTGGCAATGGCAATGGGGTTATCATTTACAGCATTGACACTTTGTGCAGAACATAGCCTTGTATCCAATTGGGTAAAAGCAGGAGATTGGGCAGCTTTAGGGGATGTAGTACCTACTATGGAAAAGGTGTTATGGTTGTTGACAATTGTTTCTATCTTACTAAATATAGCACCTATACTTTTAGAACTTAAAAATAAAAAATAATTACTTATTGGAGTCTATACGGCTTTACAACGTTAAGAACAAAATGTCCCCAAATCTCGCTTTGGGAATGTTAAACTTTAATTACACGAGGTGATAAAAAATGGATTATACTAAAATCTATAATGAGGAACTGATTGCCTTAGTAAAAGAGAAAATAAAGTCGGTCGGTGAAATTAAAGCGGTGAAGTTTTTGAGAGAACAAACAGGTATGTCCTTAATACAGGCAAAAAAATTTGTAGATTTTTGTAAAGAATAGACATAAAACTTAGAGTCAATAAACTAACCTGTGTTTTATTGCAACAACGATTTATAAAGCATACACAAATTAACTTAATAACGTTCCCAAATGACACTTTGGTGACTCTACGAGGAAAGCTTTCTACGCTTTGGGTGCATTTTACGGCGCAGGTTTAAAACTATAATAAAGGAGTAATGTAGCATGGGAGTTTCTGTTTATTACACTTGTATGAGAAACCATAACCTTACCAACAGTGAGGAGCAACAGATAACGGCTATCATTGATGAATACAATGCAGGTTTTGAAAGGAAGGATATTGGAGAAACATTTTGTGTTTATGACTATGATCAGGATGAACCAACAGTGATCTTTGCAGGTTCAACAAAGCTGCCACTTTCAGATGATTTTGAAGATACATTGCATGCACTGTTTTATTGGTTGACCTGTTTGACAGATATTAGAAGAAGTATTTCTAATGGGGATTGGCATGTGCATCTAGATGATACGGATGTCATTTGGGATGAGGAAACAGGTTGGCGAATTACGGAATATTAGTACTCATATTCCCAATAAAGTGCTGGAAGGGTGCTTTAGTGAAACAAGGATTTATAAAGTATACAAAACAAACCTAATAAACGTTCCCAAACGAAAGTTTGGAAATAACACCAAGAAGCCACGCATGTTGTTAAATCAACGTTTCGTGGCTTTTCTTATTAATATTGTTTATGCGTTTTTTATGCACTTTTGTTAAAAGTCAGTCATAGCAAAGGTTTTGAAGCATTTGAAGTAATGTTGCAACATCGTCTTTAATGAATAAAATCGTGTATAAAAATTGAAGTCTTATCGTTGTAAATCCGAATAAATCTGACGAGACCCATTATTGTACTAACGGCGTGCTTAACTTCAAGATGGGATTCCCCAGAGATCCCATCTGATCTTCTACAATCGGGCGCAATTCGTGAATTGGAATTGTGCCTTTTTCAGTTCTAGAACCAATATTACTAAATAACATCTTTTTTAAAACTGAATAATGATATAAAAGTATAGGTAAGATTGTGAAAGCAGTTATTCGCCATAAGCAAGTATAGCTAAATTTTATATTTGAAAAATATAATGCAATGGACTCTACTAATCTTTATTGGAATTTAACTCTACATACTTAGAACTAAGTATCTACTGTAATAAAATTAAAATTGTAATATACTATTTTAAATAGGTTAACAATGTTAATTTATGTTTTATTCAAAGATCTCTAGATAGTCCAGTAAAAAAATATTATACGAGGAGTCCTATAATGAAAAAGAAAATAAACTATTTAATCTTACTTTTAACTGCCATCTTTATAGTTGGTTGTACGAACGTAGAAGATGTATCGAATACTGATGGGAAAGCTGATTCACAAGAAGTAACTACAAAAAATAGTGAAAAAGAAAAAACTACGACTGAAAAACAAGTAGTAAAGGAAACATCAACTCAATCAAAAGATCAACTGTTCAAAGGTTACAAACTAATTGAAGTTGATGGTGGTGATTTGTCTGGACATCGCGAACCTAACGTCGTCGTTGACATTGGTTTTGGGGACCGAGAGTATTGGTCCTTTACGAATGAACACGGGCAAATAGTCCGTGTCATTGCTGACGAAATCGTTCTACAAGATGATCGTACCGAACCTGTAACATCGTCTGGCAGATACTACGCTGATGAAGCAAAAGTTCCTGGTGTCGAAAGAGCAGATTTAGATGAAGGACATATTATTGCAGATTCTCTTGGTGGGGTATCAAATGCTTATAATATTACGCCACAAGATAGTACGCTTAACCGACATGGTGATCAAGCATATATGGAAGACGCTATTCGTAAAGCTAGTGGAGCTACTAATTTTGAAGCAATAATCACATATCCTAATACGGAAACGCAGATTCCTTCTCATTACAAGTACACTTACACTTTAAAAGGGAATAAAATTGTAGATGAGTTTGATAACGGCAACCCTGATGAAATAAATAAATCTCTAGGATTAACTGAAAGTAAATCAACTAACTCAAATAAGTCAACAAATTCTAATAAGTCCCATGCTTTGAATGGCACTGAAGATATTTCTAACGTTGATACAGATGGAAATGGTCAAGTAACGATTAAAGAAGCAAAAGCAGCAGGTTATAGCATGCCAATAACGAGGGATCACTGGTTATACCCATATATGCAAGATAATGATAACGACGGTATGGTAGGGGAATAGGCACCTAGTATATTTTGACTGAAGATTTTTATTGTGATGAAGTATTAAGTGTAAAAACACAAGTAAATCAAGCGCACCTTTCTGGTAAGCACGACGAATAGCCATCTATCTGAAATTTTTTCGAATAGATGGCTATTTTGCACATGTAGCTTGGATATTTTTCGACCAAGGCATGTAGTTATTTAAAATCTGGGGTTGCTGAAGGATCGGTAAATTCAGCAGATCCTTCATTAGTTTAACTATATTGATAGAAATCGATGCCATTCGCTTTTGCCGTTTCAGTCTGACTTAAGCAGATTGCATTCGCTCTAGCACCAATCAGCATAATTTAGCCCTCATCTATTTAAGGTGGGGGCTATTTGACGCTTACGAATTAATTGGCGACGGTGTTGCTATTCCGGATCGTTATGCAAAAGAAGATAATAATTGGTTGAATCTATCGCGCTCCTCTAAAAAAGCGCAATGGCCGCTGTATTGGAACGGAACTAGCTTCGAATTTTTGATCAGCTTATTTGTTTCCTCAGCTTGGGTAAACGGAACGACTTTATCATGAATTCCATGAATAATTAATGTGGGTACATCGATCTGACCGAGATCGATGTAAACATTTTCATCTCTAAGCGTGACCATAATGGCGGAAGTCGCCCAATTCGCCGCTTTTAATCCCATTAAAACAAACCAATCGGATTTCGGTTCGGATATATTCTGAAAGAAAAAAATTCTCGTTTGGTCTTGCAGCATTTGCGGTCGGTCATGATTTGTATCTTCGATGATTTTATTTGTAAATTCTTTTGGAACGCTAGAAGGAGAGGCAGCGTCGATCAGGACGAGTTTAGATACCCCATACCCTTTGTAACGAGCCATATAACGAATCGAGATCGCGCCTCCTGTAGAGTGTCCTGCCAGTGTTATGTTTCTTAACTGTAACGTCTCGATGACCATGCGGACATCATCTGCTAATCTATCGAAACTGTACCCGCTAAAAGGTTTATCTGAATTACCATATCCCCTCCAGTCCATTCCGATACAACGATATCCAAGCGTTGGAAGGAAGTTGAACTGATATTCGAACTGGTTATGGTTTAGTGGCCATCCATGAATAAAAAGTATCGTTTTATTTCCCTTCGGATTGATATCCTCTATAAATACGTTGACGCCTGGTTCGACAGTTACAAAGTATCCCAAGTGTATCACCCCAATTATAAAAAGTAATTTCCCGTTAAGTAAGATATTCATCCAAGGCAGAGTGTATGCCTAATTTCGGCGTTAAACTTTGTTGAGATAGTGCGAAGAGGTTTCTGATGAATATATGCTTAAGAAATGCTAACGAAGGTAAGGGGATTTTTCGATTTTTGATGCACGGGCGGAGAGCCTTTCCTCATTGAAATATTCTCATAAGGATGAGACGATGCTGCAAGTGCTACGAGAGCGGAGCAAGCTGGCGGAGACGCCCCTCGTACTTGTGGCTATATCGAATCGGCCGCATGGGATCGCCCATCGTGATATTCGACTACCGACCAATCCAAGGTGGCGATTGTTCAATTAGAGCAGTCGCTTCTTGTGTAACGGGTGCTTAGCAGTACAAGGCTACCTTTAGGGTAGCTTTTTCTTCTCGCACTAACTGGGCAGGATAGTGGAATAACAAAAATTCTTCGTTATAAAAACAAGAAAACCAATATTAGTGTGGAAAGAATGGAAATCCATGATGTGGGAAATAATGTAGTTCTCTTATACAAATAACAATTCAAAATAAAACCAAATCAATACGGAGGTAAAAAAATGAATATCCTTGATTGTATCATTATAGGTGGAGGTCCTTCTGGGTTAAGTGCTAGCTTAACTTTAGGAAGAGCTAGGAGAAACATTGCATTATTTGACGATAGAACGAATAGGAATAGAGTGACACAAGCGTCACATGGATTTATTACTCGTGATGGGATAAAACCACAAGCGTTTAAAGAAATAGCGTTAAAAGAATTGGAGAATTACCCGTCCGTATCATATTATACTGCAACAGTTACTGAAATTATTAAGGATATAGGTAATGAGCTATTTACTGTCAAAACATCTACTAGTCAGGAATTTGTTTCAGAAAAAATAATACTCGCCACCG
Proteins encoded in this region:
- a CDS encoding ATP-dependent helicase; translated protein: MNGAQKAFFEDKERSLGVRLNNVQTQAVLQTNGPLLLLASPGSGKTTTIIMRIGYMIEALGVNPSRIKAVTFSKASANDMKARFAKFFPHLPPVDFSTIHSLAFQVVRQTLERQGISYGIIEESDKPGVVSKKRVLREIFEQLNGSKITEDQLDELLTYITFIKNKMLPEQEWAIAEVKVPKKVEILQRYEEYKRTGSDRLLIDFDDMLLMANDIFTKNREVLAQYQRRYDYYLTDESQDTSPVQHAIIAKLVAVHQNLCVVADEDQAIYSWRGAEPDYLLNFRKIYPEAHVLLMTQNYRSSTTIVEPANIFIQRNKKRYNKQMFTENPAAEPISFKILENYNLQAKYLVDQLKKLSKRGSTAILYRNNTSAIPLMDAFERAGLPFYMKDSTIRFFTHWIVEDIMNFMRLAYNTKNVTVFEKVYRKMNAYITPAQLKALQKVPEDGCIFTRLLEHVELKDYQPDYIKRIRKTYDSIQFDKTTPTAMLEHIRYDFGYERNLKKMSENLGFNYENLLDIVDVLGLIARHTTTMTEFAGRLKRLENLARSSHMKNELNAITLTTLHSSKGLEFDHVYLIDLIEGILPSEAEEEIEEETRLFYVGITRAIRHLELISYSKRFKTSVEPSIFMKELKQIVSPQELPKKAPKSPKKAPKQYRNEWTITTESALIVGSIVKHVILGEGEILAVTSSTIELSFASGIKKFLTDTCLQQGYLETMED
- a CDS encoding tyrosine-type recombinase/integrase, whose amino-acid sequence is MRSCLNCSATTDLRRSELVSLHGSGKKEWILPLHPHLIPLLASYKASLRSYQIYPSEPVFLNKNRKALVPSGLHVIFKDVLKKAGLPPTRFTLHPLRHTFATRMLQKNKENVDLRTLQELLGYESITSTQVYTQV
- a CDS encoding ankyrin repeat domain-containing protein — protein: MARKRKTLPKNFNELIEAGDIAALQEVFTKCELDAYGGYSKTTALSFFNVPDELVRWLVEQGANINARDNYKRSALHNQAISWRGNIELLLELGADIEALDYQNETPLFAAAAFFKPNAVRTLVSKGANINAVNMMNETPLDKALAVCRNINIVDLVEVSEIFLSASIAVTPEMKNSIKRIGKDFEFHREGFNKEYLNETDEALSRLYELFDVPPVEKRKTHDGTSPITVCTKGWQAQHKELWDLLIPSQGHAQTVQGEVIRITGKVSYEILDNGGINWDNDFRKMLKSLNHYISLGTPLHPAALQESITLAKELHKGDGDEEPARLCELAVQWVLNNPNPIILEQPEYKR
- a CDS encoding DNA/RNA non-specific endonuclease, producing MKKKINYLILLLTAIFIVGCTNVEDVSNTDGKADSQEVTTKNSEKEKTTTEKQVVKETSTQSKDQLFKGYKLIEVDGGDLSGHREPNVVVDIGFGDREYWSFTNEHGQIVRVIADEIVLQDDRTEPVTSSGRYYADEAKVPGVERADLDEGHIIADSLGGVSNAYNITPQDSTLNRHGDQAYMEDAIRKASGATNFEAIITYPNTETQIPSHYKYTYTLKGNKIVDEFDNGNPDEINKSLGLTESKSTNSNKSTNSNKSHALNGTEDISNVDTDGNGQVTIKEAKAAGYSMPITRDHWLYPYMQDNDNDGMVGE
- a CDS encoding alpha/beta hydrolase; the protein is MGYFVTVEPGVNVFIEDINPKGNKTILFIHGWPLNHNQFEYQFNFLPTLGYRCIGMDWRGYGNSDKPFSGYSFDRLADDVRMVIETLQLRNITLAGHSTGGAISIRYMARYKGYGVSKLVLIDAASPSSVPKEFTNKIIEDTNHDRPQMLQDQTRIFFFQNISEPKSDWFVLMGLKAANWATSAIMVTLRDENVYIDLGQIDVPTLIIHGIHDKVVPFTQAEETNKLIKNSKLVPFQYSGHCAFLEERDRFNQLLSSFA